The DNA segment CGCCATCAAGATTCTACAAATCCCTTAAAGCTATGGTGTTAGGACATTTTATCAGTTTGATCTTATATTTGGATAGTCAAAAACCAAAGATGGCAAGCTTGTGATCTACACTAAATAGGAAAGCATGATCAACTTTTTCTCATTTCAGTATGCTTTCTTCAATGTTAATAGCTGAGCCATTGATCTACTAAAGCAACCAAGCATGGAGAGATCTTACCAAATGAAGGAAAGCTAAGAACAAGTACTTAGTGGAAAAAATGGGCAAAGCTAAGACAAGGAAGATATCAACTTAAAGTCATGTACTACAATTAGTATATCAGTATTATAAAGATCCCATATAAACAATCGTCATCATTACGATTTGGATGGAATTGAAATGATCAAATCCACATGCACTATAACTGATGCTAGCCATCTCCATCTACTAGAGCAAACCCAGCATTTATTTTCTAAACCAGTAAACACGGAAAATTTTATTcaatttatctctttttttttatgcAAAATCTAAATATATATCACTAGTGACCTGTATTCAGAAGAAAGAACTACAAGGCACCAAGAGAAGAGATTCTGAATTGTAACCATGAGATGTTGGTCATACCTTGCCAATCTCAATGGATCTCGAACAGCCATCCCGCCTTTGATCAAGTCTCAGTTAAAGATAATTCTGCCCCGCATAACATCAATTCAGATAATGCGTACTTCCACAGTGGACATCTCGAACATCAGTTAAGGAAGAAAAGAATAAGATGCTAAAGCACAAAAAAGAGCAAACTGACGAATACAAACTGATATACCTCTGTTCAATATATTATACACATGGAGATCAGATTAGTAACTATCTCTAGGGGCAGGGATGGTAGGGGCTTACAGCTTAAAGTGGATGTAGTGAAATATTTGAAGCAAACAAAACTTGATCTTGCAAGTAAACTAGAACTACGGCAAAAAattaaggaagaagaagaagaagaagaagaagaagaagaagaagaaaacatgaGGCATTACATCTATATTGTCGTTGCCGCAGTAGGATGGCCTATAAGATGGCATCCTTCAAAGCTTAAAGAAGACACCTCTGCCTGCAAGGTTTCAAGTTCATGATCGTAAAACACCCCCTAGTCCACACTGTTAAGGCaggaattcaaaaaaaaataactgCAGAAGCTTCTATTTGAACCATGTCAGTTATGAATGCATAAAGCATTATGTACTAGAAAAGTTAGGTATGATGGCTTCAGTAATCTGTACGTTCAGTTCTTTCACAAAGTTCTTATAATATGGCATCTGAATGGCAACAAGGAGATGTGTTATGTACTTATGTTAGATCATAGCACATAACtccaggaaaaaagaaaagacaacACAGCATGGATCAAATTGCTCTGTTGTTTCAGTAGTAAAGTTCTAACAAAGACTAGCATTTTAAGATACTGCAAAGCTTTCCACCTCGCAGGAGTTGCTCTACCATTCAGGAGTATGGGGCCTACAAAGTCAATAACAGAAGAACAGCTAAACAGTACTTTTTCCTTTTCATCCACAAGCCTAATACAAAGTAAATCAAAGTGTGAACAAGCTGCAAACTAGTCACAATATAAATGACATATCATCAGAAGGCGAGAGCTATTGATCAATAGCAGGGATGAGTACATATTGATGTAGCACAGGCTTCTCACATCAGCTGCATAAATCTTAAGAAAGGGCTCACGAGGATTAGCTTCCCGCTCATCCCAAGCCAAGAAGATTGCTAATTGTCAATGCACAATTTTGTTCTCAGATTGGTTAAAtgattccttttctttctttttttttggataaaTAATTCAGATGAGGAATTCTTTTGATTGAAAAAAGTATATTATCATGCTAATGATTACATAAGGATGTTACAAGGGTACTAGGCAAACCAGAACAGCAGAAAAAGAATTCAACTAATATTGAAACAATATTAGCATTTATACCCAATTCATGAATGTTACAAAGTAAACTACAATGAGACAGTGCGTCTATAAAGTGTTTCATCATCACTTTCCTCCTCTTCTGATACAATCTCATTGCCTGGTAGCTCTAACTTCCCACCCATATAAAATGACGGACCAGAACTTTCAGGCTCTATATAATCACCATACAATCTCTCTTCAAATCTTTGGTCGCTACAATTGAGAAACCAAGCCAAAGAACATCTGATTCCTTTGCTTTGCATTCTCTGGTACCTGGGTTTGATTCTCGATTCCAAGCTATATGTGAAGTAGTCCGGGAAGTCCAAAAGTTCATCCATTGGTCTACCCATATCACTCTTGAAAAAGTAATAGCTATTTTTCATGAGGCCAACTTGCGAAGCAACTAACTGAGGACATTTAACAATCATCTTTGCCACATCACCAGCTGAAAATCCCCGTCCAAGAAGGAACTCAACAGGTTTCATTATCACATGCTGGTGTAGGCTAACAATTTGCGGCATCTTCTCGATTATTCGAGCAAAACCATCAGGATCAATCTTGAGCTTTAAGTTAAAAAAATATTGTTGCGACGACAGCTTAGCCTTCAAAGGCAAACCAATAATTTGTGGATATTGTGCAATAACAGAAGGCAAAGCATCCTTCCTAATTCCAAAACTGAGTAAGCAATTGACATTAGGTTTCACCGTCTCCTCAAGATCATAACCAAGTAGATATGCTCGCTTCTCCAACATCCTTGCCAAAATTTTCTTTGGCAAACCCAACGAAACCAAATAATCCACAAGTGGTTTAATCGTCGTCCCAACTCTCATTCCAAGAAAATATGGATATTGTGTTACCATCGGCCCTACATCCCTCGGATTAACCCCTATACTAACCAAGTAAGCAACTGAAGTACTCATTGTTCCCTCAAGCTTAAATCCTAACAACTCGGGATATTTCATCAAAACATACCCAATATCTTGTTTCTCAACATCAAGGCCTCGTAAAAATTTAATAACTGGAACAAGCTCCACGACAACACTGGCGTGTAGACATTGGGGATAGTTCTTAACAAACTCACCAAGCCTAGACTTTTGAATCCCAATTTTTTCCAAGTATGTCAAAACAGGAATAATGTTTTTCCTCACACTACAACCAagcattaaagggtattcattaATATCATCAACTGTCAGTCCAATTTTCTGCAAGAACTCAACGCGTTCGCGCATAACTTCAACGGTTGAGGGTAATTCTAACTCCTCTAGTTCATCAGGGATAATTCCTATACTTTTCAAATAATCACAGATTATGACACGAGACACCAACTTTTCTTTACGGCCTTGGATTACACCCCATGTTACAGTTGGCATTTCATATTCAGGGAATTTCGAGGAATGGGTCGAAAAGGATATTTGGTTTAATACCCTGGGGGGAAAGTAAGTAGATGAGGTTTGAGGGTTTTTGTAGGGTTTAAGGGTTGGTTTCGTAAATGGGTCTTTTGGGGTTCTGAGGATTGTTTTTAAGGATTGGTTTCTTCTTAACATTGAGGTCATTTCAGTGGAGAAACAAAGATCATTCAAGAATCGAAATGAATTCACTTACAAGTAGAAAAAATGGAATGTATGGACGCTCAAAGGGTGAAAAGGCGTAAGAGCCTTACTTACCTTTGTTGCAGCAGAACGAAGCTGATATCCATTAAACTTCAATGGGAATATTgaggaggaagaaagaagaacAATTTTGACCTCAATATGGACTCATGGGCTGGGCCATCAATACATGGACCGATTGTGTTGGGTTCATGTTAGACATCGAACAGCAGCCTTTAAAGCATGGGACAGCTTCAAGAATTTAAggtgaaaatagcacgggctagccagccgataattaaaaaatagtcagcgtttgcaaagtcatttaAAACTAGTCAATATTTTgctgaaaaatgaaaaattccagcataatatattagattatgaagttcctgcatataaacttccagtatattatgttgtaaCTCTagcacacggaaagttccagcataatatgatggttAATGGAGTTCCTTGGTATAAACTTTCAGcgtattatattggaactccagcacattatgaaattccaacatattatgctgggaATTTCATATGTATAAAATTtgaattccaacatattatgctgaaatTTTGTCGGATTTTCAAGGGTGTTTTATTCgaattttatctttatatgaaaaaacgactaaattttgattacttttgaaaactgtggctatttttaaattaccAATTATAAATATGACtagttctgatttttttttcagaattaagGCCTTCACCTCCCAAAAAAGAACGTCTCAGTGATTTTCACATTAAAAAAATTCCATCGGATTTTTAACTAAGAGAACTACAAACAACAATTAGCCATTAAGTTATGCTATTAAAAATAATCAGTAAGTattaccaatatatatatatatattaaaaacctAGACAAGAAAGAATTTTTTATTAAGGGTTCGGATCCAGCAAGTGAAGCTTCAGTAATTTTCAATCCATATATAGATGGAAGCCATGCGTCCCTATGAAAATTTAATGGCCTGATTGCATCTCTTTTCCTACCGCCATCTAAactctttttctctttcaaaataaATCGGAAAATATTGAACCAAAGCAAAGTATGAAATCTCATGAAACAAATTATTTTACTTCAAATTCGAAAATCAATTCACTAATAAAATCTAAATTTTGTTACTATCGGTTTTTAGCTTAATGGATTTTCGTAATTAGTTAACAAAGAAACAAAGCTTCACGGAAAACAAAATATAATAACTGATATACAACATTCAAAAAATCTAGGCAAAAAATATTTTCCCGATGGATATGGTTGAAATTAGTTGAAAACACATAGGTGGAACAACATACcaattttgagaaagattgagggtgatttggactggtttggGGTTAAAATTCATAGGTGCAATCgagtttaaaatatattttttcagcACATATATTTCACATACATGTATACATGCATTTGTAAAGGATACACATGTGAGATAC comes from the Nicotiana sylvestris chromosome 4, ASM39365v2, whole genome shotgun sequence genome and includes:
- the LOC104222919 gene encoding transcription termination factor MTERF4, chloroplastic; translated protein: MTSMLRRNQSLKTILRTPKDPFTKPTLKPYKNPQTSSTYFPPRVLNQISFSTHSSKFPEYEMPTVTWGVIQGRKEKLVSRVIICDYLKSIGIIPDELEELELPSTVEVMRERVEFLQKIGLTVDDINEYPLMLGCSVRKNIIPVLTYLEKIGIQKSRLGEFVKNYPQCLHASVVVELVPVIKFLRGLDVEKQDIGYVLMKYPELLGFKLEGTMSTSVAYLVSIGVNPRDVGPMVTQYPYFLGMRVGTTIKPLVDYLVSLGLPKKILARMLEKRAYLLGYDLEETVKPNVNCLLSFGIRKDALPSVIAQYPQIIGLPLKAKLSSQQYFFNLKLKIDPDGFARIIEKMPQIVSLHQHVIMKPVEFLLGRGFSAGDVAKMIVKCPQLVASQVGLMKNSYYFFKSDMGRPMDELLDFPDYFTYSLESRIKPRYQRMQSKGIRCSLAWFLNCSDQRFEERLYGDYIEPESSGPSFYMGGKLELPGNEIVSEEEESDDETLYRRTVSL